In Nitratiruptor sp. YY09-18, a single window of DNA contains:
- the hisA gene encoding 1-(5-phosphoribosyl)-5-[(5-phosphoribosylamino)methylideneamino]imidazole-4-carboxamide isomerase, with protein MDIIPAIDLKDGKAVRLTKGLMESAKIYSDEPWQLAKRFEELGAKWLHVVDLNGAFAGEPKNLEQIEKIRKNTNLFIELGGGIRDEETIKRYMDLGINRLILGSIAVKDPDFVKEMAAKYPIAVGIDAIDGYVAVEGWAQTSSMKATDLAKEFAKSGVEAIICTDVGKDGTLSGVNVNFTLSIAKASGVPTIASGGLKDIEDIKALLKAKHIAGVIVGKAFYEGTLGLSEAFEIARML; from the coding sequence ATGGATATTATTCCAGCGATTGATCTTAAAGATGGCAAAGCTGTAAGACTTACAAAAGGACTCATGGAGAGCGCGAAGATCTACAGTGATGAGCCATGGCAATTAGCGAAGCGTTTTGAAGAGCTTGGTGCCAAATGGCTCCATGTGGTAGATCTCAATGGCGCTTTTGCAGGTGAGCCGAAAAATCTCGAGCAGATTGAAAAGATTCGCAAAAACACAAATCTCTTCATTGAACTTGGAGGAGGGATCAGAGATGAAGAGACAATAAAGCGCTATATGGATCTTGGTATAAATAGACTTATTTTGGGATCTATTGCAGTCAAAGATCCAGACTTTGTCAAGGAGATGGCTGCAAAATATCCCATTGCTGTCGGGATCGATGCAATTGATGGATATGTTGCGGTAGAGGGGTGGGCACAGACAAGCAGTATGAAAGCGACAGACTTGGCAAAAGAGTTTGCAAAAAGTGGCGTAGAGGCAATCATATGCACTGATGTTGGCAAAGATGGGACTTTGAGTGGTGTGAATGTGAACTTTACCCTCTCAATTGCAAAAGCGAGCGGAGTACCTACAATAGCAAGTGGAGGGCTCAAAGATATAGAAGATATCAAAGCTCTCCTTAAAGCCAAGCATATAGCTGGAGTCATTGTGGGCAAAGCCTTCTATGAGGGTACGCTTGGTCTGTCAGAGGCTTTTGAAATAGCAAGGATGCTTTGA
- the ftsH gene encoding ATP-dependent zinc metalloprotease FtsH, giving the protein MGERMADKNKKPQNDNFFNRNPLLTFAIFSVVLILLFKTLLEPANNMGQGAKQHMLGAPIQKTKEVSYSELKKLIEQGKVKYVAIGQKVIKAIANEGGYKVIYFANRVPGDNTLIPLLEKYHVDYGGFHENTWLSEMLFGWIIPILIFFAIWMFLASRMQKSMGSGILGMGSAKKLINSERPKVKFSDVAGVEEAKEEVKEIVDFLKHPQRYIRLGAKIPKGVLLVGPPGTGKTLLAKAVAGEADVPFFAVSGSSFIEMFVGVGAARVRDLFEQAKKEAPSIIFIDEIDAIGKSRAASGPIGGNDEREQTLNQLLAEMDGFDSSESPVIVLAATNRPEVLDPALLRPGRFDRTVVVDKPDFEGRLAILKVHVKHIKLAPNVDLREIAKLTAGLAGADLANIVNEAALLAGRKNKEQVEQEDLLEAVERAIAGLEKKSRRISPEEKRIVAYHESGHALIAETTPGAKKVTKVSIIPRGLAALGYTLNAPEENKYLMKKSELVAEIDTLLGGRAAEEVFIGEITTGAANDLERATDIVKAMISMYGMSDVAGLMVLEKQRNVFLGGGMQPVKEYSEKLAEEIDEFIKKFLESRYEIVKNRLKEYAPAIEQMVKVLFEKEVIEGKEVREIIKKFEEETGKKSLLVEENGDDIHKAMEEAKKKSEEEEKGE; this is encoded by the coding sequence ATAGGGGAGAGAATGGCAGATAAGAATAAAAAGCCTCAAAACGATAACTTTTTCAATCGCAACCCACTTTTGACATTTGCGATTTTTTCAGTTGTTTTGATTTTGCTTTTTAAAACATTGCTAGAGCCTGCAAACAATATGGGGCAAGGGGCAAAACAGCATATGCTTGGTGCTCCTATTCAAAAGACAAAAGAGGTGAGTTATAGTGAACTCAAAAAGCTTATTGAACAAGGTAAAGTCAAGTATGTTGCAATTGGACAAAAGGTTATCAAAGCAATAGCTAATGAGGGTGGTTACAAAGTTATCTACTTTGCCAATCGCGTACCTGGAGACAATACACTCATCCCGCTTTTGGAAAAATATCATGTAGATTACGGTGGTTTCCATGAAAACACTTGGCTCAGTGAGATGCTTTTTGGTTGGATCATCCCTATTCTCATATTTTTTGCGATCTGGATGTTTTTGGCAAGTCGTATGCAAAAGAGCATGGGTAGTGGCATTCTTGGCATGGGGAGTGCCAAAAAACTCATCAACTCTGAGCGTCCAAAGGTAAAATTTAGCGATGTGGCAGGTGTGGAAGAGGCAAAAGAGGAAGTTAAAGAGATCGTAGACTTTCTCAAACATCCACAGCGCTATATTCGCTTGGGAGCTAAAATTCCAAAGGGTGTGCTCCTTGTAGGGCCTCCAGGAACAGGGAAGACACTTTTGGCAAAAGCTGTTGCAGGTGAAGCGGATGTACCATTTTTCGCGGTGAGTGGAAGTAGTTTCATCGAGATGTTTGTGGGTGTGGGCGCTGCACGTGTGCGCGATCTTTTTGAACAAGCAAAAAAAGAGGCTCCAAGTATTATCTTTATCGATGAGATCGATGCAATCGGAAAGAGTCGTGCTGCAAGTGGTCCAATCGGTGGCAATGATGAACGAGAGCAGACCCTCAATCAGCTTCTAGCAGAGATGGATGGATTTGATAGTTCTGAATCTCCTGTCATAGTACTTGCTGCAACCAACCGTCCGGAGGTTTTAGACCCAGCACTCTTGCGACCAGGACGATTTGATAGAACTGTTGTTGTGGATAAACCAGATTTTGAAGGTCGTCTTGCAATTCTCAAAGTCCATGTGAAGCATATCAAACTAGCACCAAATGTAGACCTACGTGAAATTGCAAAACTTACCGCTGGACTTGCTGGTGCAGATTTAGCAAATATTGTCAACGAAGCAGCACTTTTGGCTGGACGTAAGAATAAAGAGCAGGTAGAACAAGAGGATCTTCTCGAAGCAGTAGAGAGAGCAATTGCAGGACTAGAGAAGAAGAGTCGCCGCATCAGTCCAGAAGAGAAAAGAATAGTAGCATACCATGAAAGTGGGCACGCTCTCATAGCTGAGACCACTCCGGGAGCGAAAAAAGTAACGAAGGTCTCCATTATTCCTCGTGGACTTGCGGCTCTTGGTTATACACTTAATGCTCCAGAAGAGAATAAGTATCTTATGAAAAAGAGTGAGCTTGTGGCTGAGATAGATACACTCTTGGGAGGCCGTGCAGCTGAAGAGGTATTTATCGGTGAGATTACCACTGGTGCAGCAAATGACCTCGAGCGCGCTACTGATATCGTCAAAGCGATGATTAGTATGTATGGAATGAGTGATGTAGCAGGTCTCATGGTATTGGAGAAGCAAAGGAATGTCTTTCTTGGCGGAGGCATGCAGCCAGTGAAAGAGTATAGTGAGAAACTTGCTGAAGAGATCGATGAGTTTATCAAAAAGTTTTTAGAGAGTCGCTACGAAATTGTCAAAAATCGCCTCAAAGAGTATGCTCCTGCAATTGAGCAGATGGTAAAGGTCCTCTTTGAAAAAGAGGTAATTGAGGGTAAAGAGGTAAGAGAAATTATCAAAAAGTTTGAAGAAGAAACAGGCAAAAAATCGCTTCTTGTCGAAGAAAATGGCGATGATATTCATAAAGCTATGGAAGAGGCAAAGAAGAAGAGTGAAGAGGAAGAAAAAGGGGAGTAG
- a CDS encoding 50S ribosomal protein L11 methyltransferase, which translates to MQEFYYEVHITPSSHKEEIESFLMDYFYNGIEEQGDTLILRSEEPLDSVIAKLQEYVDALQEIFDEKIDVKIEQERKRNEDWIEKYKRSILPVEVEDFYIYPSWFEAKEGKINIQIDPALAFGSGHHETTRGCLKAIKKYCKPGMEVLDVGTGSGILAIAANKLGATVEICDTDELAIAEARKNFSLNKAKFQDAWVGSASLAQKKYDIVIANIVADVLRFIANDLKNTCKEGGVFILSGIINKFRYDVIRRFNLPIIEEIADGDWITLILENRGENGR; encoded by the coding sequence ATGCAAGAGTTCTACTACGAAGTGCACATAACTCCATCGAGCCACAAAGAGGAGATAGAGAGCTTTTTGATGGATTATTTCTATAACGGTATCGAGGAGCAAGGTGATACGCTCATTTTGCGCAGCGAAGAGCCTCTTGATAGTGTTATAGCAAAATTGCAAGAGTATGTCGATGCATTACAAGAGATATTTGATGAAAAAATCGATGTAAAAATTGAGCAAGAGAGAAAGCGTAATGAAGATTGGATCGAAAAGTACAAACGATCGATTTTGCCTGTAGAAGTAGAGGATTTTTATATCTATCCTAGTTGGTTTGAAGCCAAAGAGGGAAAAATCAATATCCAAATAGACCCGGCTCTCGCATTTGGAAGCGGGCATCATGAGACTACCAGGGGATGCCTCAAAGCGATCAAAAAATATTGCAAACCCGGCATGGAAGTTTTAGATGTTGGAACAGGTAGTGGGATTTTGGCAATTGCAGCTAACAAATTAGGAGCAACTGTAGAGATATGTGATACAGATGAACTAGCTATTGCAGAGGCACGCAAAAACTTTTCCTTAAATAAAGCTAAATTCCAAGATGCATGGGTTGGGTCAGCCTCTTTGGCTCAAAAAAAGTATGATATAGTAATAGCCAACATTGTAGCTGATGTTTTGCGCTTTATTGCAAATGATCTTAAAAATACTTGTAAAGAGGGAGGAGTTTTTATACTCTCTGGAATTATTAACAAATTTCGCTACGATGTCATACGCAGATTCAATCTCCCAATTATTGAAGAGATAGCAGATGGAGATTGGATAACATTAATTTTAGAAAATAGGGGAGAGAATGGCAGATAA
- the serS gene encoding serine--tRNA ligase has translation MIDLRALEKNFDVITKRLQTKGVDEKILEELRILFEEYKKHKRSLEDLQAKQNSLSKLFGEYKREGKDINELKSELEENKAKIAALQDIVRQIDEKLANLALQIPNPPDPDVPVGESEDDNVVIKTVLEPKEFDFEPKEHWELGEKLGWIDFERGVKLAKSRFSVLKNEAAKLERALINFMLDHNASYGFEEVCVPFMANSATLLGTGQLPKFEDDLFKICDEDLYMIPTAEVPLTNLYRDEIIKDLSKPIKLTAYTPCFRKEAGSGGRDVRGMIRQHQFDKVELVAITRPDQSDAMLEEMVACASELLTKLGLPHRHVMLCTGDLGFSAAKTIDLEVWLPGQGKYREISSISNTRDFQARRAKIRYKDGKKNQLVHTLNGSGLAVGRTLIAIMENYQTKDGNIEIPKALESYL, from the coding sequence TTGATAGATCTACGTGCACTGGAAAAAAATTTTGATGTAATAACAAAGAGACTCCAGACCAAGGGAGTGGATGAGAAGATTTTAGAGGAGCTGCGCATCCTTTTTGAAGAGTATAAAAAACATAAACGCTCCCTCGAAGATCTCCAAGCCAAACAAAATAGCCTCTCAAAACTTTTTGGAGAGTATAAAAGAGAAGGCAAAGATATTAATGAGCTCAAAAGTGAACTAGAAGAGAATAAAGCAAAAATAGCTGCACTGCAAGATATAGTCCGCCAAATCGATGAAAAACTCGCAAACCTAGCTTTACAAATTCCCAATCCTCCAGACCCTGATGTACCAGTTGGTGAGAGTGAAGATGATAATGTTGTTATTAAAACAGTTTTAGAACCAAAAGAGTTTGATTTTGAACCAAAAGAACACTGGGAACTTGGAGAAAAGCTCGGGTGGATCGATTTTGAAAGAGGTGTTAAACTCGCTAAAAGCCGCTTCAGTGTTCTTAAAAATGAAGCTGCAAAACTCGAGAGAGCTCTTATTAATTTCATGCTTGATCACAATGCAAGCTATGGTTTTGAAGAGGTGTGTGTGCCGTTTATGGCAAATAGTGCTACACTCCTAGGAACTGGGCAGTTGCCAAAATTTGAAGATGATCTCTTTAAGATATGCGATGAAGATCTCTATATGATTCCTACTGCTGAAGTACCACTGACAAATCTTTATCGTGATGAAATTATAAAAGATCTCTCCAAGCCTATCAAACTCACTGCCTATACACCATGCTTTCGTAAAGAAGCAGGAAGTGGTGGACGTGATGTACGAGGTATGATACGCCAGCATCAGTTTGACAAAGTAGAACTTGTAGCAATCACGAGGCCAGATCAAAGCGATGCAATGCTTGAAGAGATGGTAGCGTGTGCCAGTGAGCTGCTCACAAAACTTGGTCTACCCCATCGCCATGTGATGCTTTGTACGGGAGATCTTGGATTTAGTGCGGCAAAAACTATTGACCTTGAAGTATGGCTTCCAGGGCAAGGCAAATATAGAGAGATAAGCTCCATCTCCAACACACGCGATTTTCAAGCCAGACGTGCAAAAATTCGCTATAAAGATGGTAAAAAAAATCAGCTTGTTCATACCCTCAATGGCTCAGGCCTCGCAGTTGGTCGCACACTTATTGCGATTATGGAAAACTACCAGACAAAAGATGGAAATATAGAAATACCAAAAGCTCTAGAATCTTACTTATAG
- the hisH gene encoding imidazole glycerol phosphate synthase subunit HisH encodes MKIAIIDYNMGNLRSVRNACEKIGADATIERDAAKIKQYDKLILPGVGAFGDAMEHLRSSGLLEAIKEFANSGKPVLGICLGMQLLFQKSYEFGEHEGIGLIEGEVVPFDTSRFPYRLKVPHMGWNELFVQKETPLFQSLPKAFYLYFVHSYHVVCNDEYAIGKTLYGYEFVSAVQKENIFGLQPHPEKSHNSGLKILQNFMEL; translated from the coding sequence ATGAAAATAGCTATAATTGATTATAATATGGGGAATCTACGCAGTGTGCGCAATGCTTGTGAAAAGATCGGCGCAGATGCCACAATAGAGCGTGATGCTGCAAAAATCAAACAGTATGACAAGCTCATACTTCCAGGTGTTGGAGCATTTGGTGATGCGATGGAGCACTTGCGAAGCAGTGGATTATTGGAGGCAATCAAAGAGTTTGCCAACAGTGGTAAGCCGGTGCTTGGAATATGCCTCGGGATGCAGCTTCTTTTTCAAAAGAGCTACGAGTTTGGTGAGCATGAGGGGATAGGGCTTATTGAAGGAGAGGTAGTACCATTTGATACGTCACGTTTCCCGTACAGACTCAAAGTCCCTCATATGGGATGGAATGAGCTTTTTGTCCAAAAAGAGACGCCTCTTTTTCAGAGTCTCCCAAAAGCCTTCTATCTCTATTTTGTCCATAGCTATCATGTAGTATGCAATGATGAGTATGCCATAGGAAAGACGCTTTATGGATATGAGTTTGTGAGTGCTGTGCAAAAAGAGAACATCTTTGGTCTTCAACCACATCCAGAGAAGAGTCACAATAGTGGCCTAAAAATTTTACAAAATTTCATGGAGTTGTAG
- a CDS encoding EI24 domain-containing protein — translation MHINKFIIKSVRDMLSLDIIKLALLTGVPLFLIWLGIGYLLWEPMVEFTSWIISWIPFSIVRANGAFIISFFIWFSAVLISYALFVGLFSGFLLGGKKESSFEAINFFIIFILSIFWSGVILYNWPWLSKEIAHLLTLLPFDTVAKGIAWLLAFYIFYNLFLISEYLVIFTFREPFIKALMEKHLGDMELKRSSHISAVFTYSKLYQGVLWFFVASFLILPVLFIPIANFLAVWFLWAWLYKESAFVGVCSMLCSKEDFHRLKEHKIYFISASLVAALLNFIPIISIFTPFFIMDLYFHWIISQREED, via the coding sequence TTGCATATTAATAAATTCATCATAAAATCTGTCCGAGACATGCTCAGTCTCGACATCATCAAACTTGCACTTCTCACTGGAGTCCCCCTCTTTCTCATCTGGCTCGGTATAGGCTATCTACTATGGGAACCTATGGTAGAGTTCACTAGCTGGATAATTAGCTGGATACCCTTTTCTATTGTGAGAGCAAATGGAGCTTTTATTATCTCATTTTTTATATGGTTTAGTGCAGTACTCATTAGCTATGCACTTTTTGTAGGACTCTTTAGCGGATTTTTACTGGGAGGCAAAAAGGAGAGCAGTTTTGAGGCTATAAACTTTTTTATTATTTTTATACTCTCAATCTTTTGGTCAGGAGTTATCCTCTATAACTGGCCGTGGTTGAGCAAAGAGATAGCACACCTCTTAACACTTTTGCCTTTTGATACTGTGGCAAAAGGTATTGCATGGCTTTTGGCTTTTTATATCTTTTACAATCTTTTTTTGATTAGTGAATATTTAGTTATTTTTACTTTCAGAGAGCCTTTCATTAAGGCATTAATGGAGAAACATTTAGGGGATATGGAACTAAAACGCTCTTCTCACATTTCAGCAGTTTTTACATATAGCAAGCTCTACCAGGGAGTTTTGTGGTTTTTTGTCGCTTCATTCCTTATTTTACCTGTTCTCTTCATTCCGATTGCAAACTTTTTGGCCGTATGGTTTTTGTGGGCATGGCTCTATAAAGAATCAGCCTTTGTAGGTGTATGCTCTATGCTTTGTAGCAAAGAAGATTTCCATAGACTCAAAGAGCACAAAATATACTTCATCTCAGCCTCCCTTGTAGCCGCCCTTCTTAATTTCATACCAATTATCAGTATTTTCACACCATTTTTTATAATGGATCTCTATTTCCACTGGATTATTAGCCAAAGAGAGGAAGATTAG
- a CDS encoding PDC sensor domain-containing protein, whose protein sequence is MVVTEIEQFAEIRTRARAYLCFLLQRYIPNYVPDPNLDNIVNALKILKKELPQAEAFYVLDKTGTQIIDAISNNPEYRKGKGINRSMRAYYYRAVREKRCVLTDPYPSLLSHELTVTASYPVYNEKKQLVFIICVDVSLRSILKMFHPSSIDSIFGHFTKYTYALFTFALLLVAILLFVKGLMSVMVKGFELYNLDIKEIFESTILITLSLAIFDLVKTLFEEEVLGYHKKREAHDIHKTMIRFLGSIVIALSIEALMLVFKFAIIGPEKIVYAVYLVGAVTLLLFGLSFYLKSIGQREEEE, encoded by the coding sequence ATGGTCGTAACAGAGATTGAACAGTTTGCCGAGATACGGACGCGTGCGAGAGCATATCTGTGTTTTTTGCTCCAGCGTTATATTCCCAACTATGTACCAGATCCGAATTTGGACAATATTGTCAATGCTTTGAAGATCTTAAAAAAAGAGCTTCCTCAAGCAGAAGCATTTTATGTATTGGACAAGACCGGTACCCAGATTATCGATGCAATTTCTAATAATCCAGAATATAGAAAAGGTAAGGGTATCAATCGTAGTATGCGTGCTTACTATTACCGTGCTGTAAGGGAGAAACGTTGTGTGTTAACTGATCCTTATCCATCACTTCTTTCGCATGAGCTCACTGTAACAGCTTCTTATCCTGTTTATAATGAAAAGAAACAACTCGTTTTTATAATTTGTGTAGATGTTTCTCTTCGATCAATTCTGAAAATGTTTCACCCAAGCTCCATAGATTCAATATTTGGTCATTTTACAAAATACACCTATGCGCTTTTTACTTTTGCTTTACTCTTAGTAGCTATTTTACTTTTTGTCAAAGGGCTCATGAGTGTGATGGTTAAAGGATTTGAACTTTACAATTTAGATATAAAAGAGATCTTTGAGTCAACAATTTTGATTACTCTTTCACTTGCGATTTTTGATCTTGTAAAGACACTTTTTGAAGAGGAAGTATTAGGCTATCATAAAAAAAGAGAGGCTCATGATATTCATAAAACGATGATTAGATTTTTGGGTTCAATCGTTATAGCACTCTCAATTGAAGCATTGATGCTCGTTTTCAAGTTTGCTATAATCGGTCCCGAAAAAATTGTATATGCAGTCTATTTGGTTGGAGCTGTAACGCTACTGCTTTTTGGACTCTCATTCTATCTCAAGTCGATAGGGCAAAGAGAAGAGGAAGAATGA
- the pssA gene encoding CDP-diacylglycerol--serine O-phosphatidyltransferase, protein MEKPSFDIRYVFPNFFTALSAFLGVISIIASIKGEFEKAAWLIFISLILDGLDGRVARLTNATSKFGVEFDSLADIVAFGVAPAILLYQTIGHNYGKFGSIVAALFVVFGAIRLARFNVMAPSSEPSIFVGIPIPTAAVFVSSWILLYDKYQLRGYGMLILLASLTVAFLMVSNIRYPSFKKIDIKRHQVFKILILMVAIVAILYLFPIESLTLLITLYILSGIVRALYYIYKFRYNRGKKLSKENNE, encoded by the coding sequence GTGGAGAAGCCATCTTTTGATATTCGCTATGTTTTTCCAAACTTTTTTACTGCTTTGAGTGCCTTTCTTGGCGTAATAAGTATTATCGCTTCAATCAAAGGCGAATTTGAAAAGGCAGCATGGCTCATCTTCATCTCTCTTATCCTTGATGGACTTGATGGAAGGGTTGCACGACTTACAAATGCTACGAGTAAGTTTGGTGTAGAGTTTGACTCACTCGCTGATATCGTAGCGTTTGGTGTGGCTCCTGCGATTTTGCTCTACCAAACTATAGGTCACAATTATGGAAAATTTGGCTCTATTGTTGCAGCACTCTTTGTAGTTTTTGGAGCTATTCGTTTAGCGCGCTTCAATGTAATGGCTCCATCGAGTGAGCCTAGCATATTTGTGGGAATCCCTATTCCGACTGCAGCGGTTTTTGTCTCAAGCTGGATACTTCTTTATGATAAATATCAGTTGCGTGGATATGGTATGTTGATTTTGCTTGCTAGTCTAACTGTTGCATTTTTGATGGTAAGCAATATCCGCTACCCAAGTTTTAAAAAAATAGATATTAAAAGACATCAAGTATTCAAAATTCTCATTCTCATGGTAGCGATCGTTGCGATACTCTATCTCTTTCCTATCGAATCTCTTACGCTTCTTATTACACTCTATATCCTCTCAGGCATTGTACGTGCTCTATACTATATTTACAAATTTCGCTATAATAGAGGAAAAAAATTATCCAAGGAAAATAATGAGTGA
- a CDS encoding 2-isopropylmalate synthase, translating to MADIVKIFDTTLRDGEQSPGASMNTEEKIQIAKQLEKLGVDIIEAGFAAASPGDFEAIRKISEAVQKSTICSLARALEKDIKAAGEAVAPAQHKRIHTFIATSPIHMKYKLRMEPNEVLKRAVAAVEYARTFVDDVEFSCEDAGRSEMSFLKEIIDAVIKAGAKTINIPDTVGYRFPHEMGEMIKELKEFIGERAVISVHCHNDLGLAVANSLYSVLNGARQVECTINGLGERAGNAALEEIVMAIKVRKDIFGDIDTNINTKEIYPTSRLVAAITGIEPQPNKAIVGKNAFAHESGIHQDGVLKHQETYEIMRAEDIGLDRNAIVLGKHSGRHAFKKRIQELGFTLSEEEINKAFERFKVLADKKKEITDDDIRVLITNEIASAPEVYKLKKLQINDCSEGVPSAAVTIEHEGKEITDAGIGDGTIDAIFKTIDRISGFKGTLNDYQVTAVSKGKDALAKVVVKVVFEENKPAVIGHGLSIDTMIASAKAYVSALNSYLSMREFLHDKRGEEI from the coding sequence ATGGCAGATATTGTAAAGATATTTGATACAACTTTGCGTGATGGCGAGCAAAGTCCTGGTGCTTCGATGAATACAGAAGAAAAAATACAGATAGCAAAACAGCTTGAAAAGCTTGGTGTCGATATCATAGAAGCTGGTTTTGCAGCGGCAAGTCCAGGAGACTTCGAAGCGATTAGAAAGATTAGTGAAGCGGTACAAAAGAGCACTATCTGCTCACTTGCACGAGCTCTTGAAAAAGATATCAAGGCAGCAGGTGAAGCGGTTGCTCCTGCACAGCATAAACGTATCCATACATTCATAGCTACAAGTCCTATTCATATGAAGTATAAGCTCCGCATGGAACCAAATGAAGTATTAAAAAGAGCCGTTGCAGCGGTAGAGTATGCGAGAACATTTGTAGATGATGTAGAGTTTAGTTGTGAGGATGCAGGGCGCAGTGAGATGAGCTTTTTGAAAGAGATTATTGATGCAGTCATAAAAGCTGGAGCTAAAACTATCAATATTCCAGATACTGTAGGATATCGCTTTCCTCATGAGATGGGTGAGATGATCAAAGAGCTCAAAGAGTTTATAGGTGAGAGAGCAGTAATATCAGTCCACTGCCACAATGATCTTGGCCTTGCTGTTGCAAATTCACTCTATAGTGTACTCAATGGTGCTAGACAAGTAGAGTGTACTATCAATGGTCTTGGTGAGCGAGCAGGAAATGCAGCATTGGAAGAGATCGTGATGGCAATCAAGGTGCGCAAAGATATCTTTGGCGATATCGATACGAATATCAATACCAAAGAGATCTATCCTACAAGTCGTCTTGTAGCGGCAATTACAGGGATTGAACCACAGCCAAACAAAGCGATCGTTGGTAAAAATGCTTTTGCACATGAGAGCGGTATCCACCAAGATGGAGTACTCAAGCATCAAGAGACTTATGAGATTATGAGAGCTGAGGATATAGGTCTTGATCGCAATGCTATTGTGCTTGGCAAACACTCAGGCCGCCACGCTTTTAAAAAGCGCATTCAAGAGCTTGGATTTACCTTGAGTGAAGAGGAGATCAATAAAGCTTTTGAGCGCTTCAAGGTGCTTGCAGATAAGAAGAAAGAGATTACAGATGATGATATTCGCGTGCTTATTACCAATGAGATAGCAAGCGCTCCTGAGGTCTATAAACTTAAGAAACTACAAATTAATGACTGTAGCGAGGGTGTACCAAGTGCGGCAGTGACGATCGAGCATGAAGGCAAAGAGATTACCGATGCTGGTATTGGCGATGGGACAATCGATGCAATCTTTAAGACAATCGATCGCATCAGTGGCTTCAAAGGTACACTCAATGATTATCAAGTAACTGCAGTAAGCAAAGGCAAAGATGCTCTTGCCAAAGTTGTGGTTAAAGTGGTCTTTGAGGAGAATAAACCTGCAGTGATTGGACATGGTTTGAGTATCGATACGATGATAGCAAGCGCAAAAGCCTATGTGAGTGCACTCAATAGTTATCTCTCGATGAGAGAGTTTTTGCATGATAAAAGAGGGGAGGAGATCTAA
- a CDS encoding gamma-glutamyl-gamma-aminobutyrate hydrolase family protein: MAQRRVVVTGSAGKNRISWFFIGSILRLLGAKPLFVHEKKSPPSHFDALLLAGGEDICPSSYGAKDEQCNKGRDELELSLLDTAIAKNMPVLGICRGMQMINIYFGGTLYPHIHDFIESHPNSPFLVNPITIKPHTLLHTILQTHYIKANALHHQAIKDLGKELRINAYDKNSIIQGIEHTHRLILGLQWHPEYLPYHPLHLRIFKAFLSK, translated from the coding sequence ATGGCTCAAAGAAGAGTTGTAGTTACTGGTTCAGCTGGCAAAAATCGTATATCATGGTTTTTTATCGGCTCAATTTTACGCTTGCTTGGAGCAAAACCGCTCTTTGTTCATGAGAAAAAATCCCCTCCTAGCCATTTCGATGCTCTTTTGCTTGCAGGTGGAGAAGATATCTGCCCAAGCAGTTATGGAGCAAAAGATGAACAGTGCAATAAAGGGCGCGATGAACTTGAACTCTCGCTCCTTGATACCGCAATAGCAAAAAATATGCCAGTTTTAGGTATATGCCGTGGTATGCAAATGATCAATATCTACTTTGGTGGTACACTCTATCCTCATATTCACGACTTCATAGAGTCTCATCCCAACTCGCCATTCCTTGTCAATCCAATTACAATAAAGCCCCATACTCTACTCCATACAATTTTGCAAACACACTATATCAAAGCAAACGCCCTACACCATCAAGCTATCAAAGATCTTGGTAAGGAGCTGCGTATCAATGCATATGACAAAAATAGCATAATCCAAGGAATCGAACATACTCATCGCCTCATTTTAGGACTGCAGTGGCATCCAGAGTATCTTCCTTACCATCCACTGCATCTACGTATTTTCAAGGCATTTTTATCAAAATAA